One Perca flavescens isolate YP-PL-M2 chromosome 14, PFLA_1.0, whole genome shotgun sequence genomic window carries:
- the eomesa gene encoding eomesodermin homolog a has product MQLENILPSASINLPKTFYNLSSSDSANNSPRPASQLDYQEVDRTESDSSSAPKKYLSAVGNGMLGEGEEDTFTKAGPDGRKGSPVLGEDELTSGRRYNIDELGSDRYFISSSQASSDMASPCSLFPYAGQTGSVYTGSSSSRYPASLHYGSVLPPTGFSSSSVCTGRSQFSSGGYQFSQGPGCLYPSYPGTGTGIGSMSLPGSAAGARAQVYLCNRPLWLKFHRHQTEMIITKQGRRMFPFLSFNITGLNLTAHYNVFVEVVLADPNHWRFQGGKWVTCGKADNNMQGNKMYVHPESPNTGAHWMRQEISFGKLKLTNNKGANNNNTQMIVLQSLHKYQPRLHIVEVTEDGVEDMSNEARTQTFTFPENQFIAVTAYQNTDITQLKIDHNPFAKGFRDNYDSMYTAPDSDRLTPSPTDSPRSTQIVPGARYAMQPFFQDQFVNNLPQNRFYTGERAVPQTNSLLSPQSEDVSAAASAQRWFVPPVQQPGSNKLDLSYENDYSTSSLLSYGIKPLSLQTSHALSYYPDSAFASMAAGWGTRSSYQRKMTTGLPWSPRPSPPAFAEDQLGATKDKLPEENVAPASTWIETSHSLKSVDSSDSGVYSVVCKRRRMSPGGSSTENSPTIKCEDLTTEEYNKDNPKGMGYYAFYTTP; this is encoded by the exons ATGCAGTTAGAGAACATCCTTCCCAGCGCCAGCATCAATTTGCCCAAGACCTTTTACAATCTTTCCTCGTCGGACAGTGCCAACAACAGCCCGAGGCCAGCATCGCAGCTTGACTATCAAGAAGTCGACCGGACAGAATCAGATTCTAGCAGCGCTCCTAAGAAATACCTGAGCGCGGTGGGAAACGGGATGCTgggtgagggagaggaggacaCTTTCACTAAAGCTGGGCCCGATGGGAGGAAAGGCTCCCCGGTGCTCGGCGAGGACGAGTTGACGAGCGGTCGGCGTTACAACATAGACGAACTTGGCTCTGACAGATACTTCATCTCGTCTTCCCAAGCGAGTTCCGACATGGCAAGTCCCTGTTCTCTCTTTCCCTACGCAGGACAGACCGGGTCGGTGTACACCGGGTCCAGCAGCTCCAGGTACCCGGCTTCACTTCATTACGGATCAGTCCTTCCTCCAACAGGCTTCTCCTCCTCGTCAGTGTGCACCGGTCGAAGCCAGTTTAGCAGCGGAGGGTACCAGTTCAGCCAGGGTCCGGGCTGTTTGTACCCCTCCTATCCCGGGACGGGGACGGGTATTGGCTCCATGTCTCTGCCGGGGTCTGCCGCCGGAGCCAGAGCGCAGGTCTATCTGTGCAACCGGCCTCTCTGGTTGAAATTCCACCGGCACCAGACCGAGATGATCATCACTAAACAGGGCAG ACGGATGTTCCCATTCCTCAGTTTCAACATCACTGGACTCAACCTCACGGCCCATTACAATGTCTTTGTAGAAGTTGTTTTGGCTGACCCGAATCACTGGCGCTTTCAGGGAGGAAAGTGGGTCACTTGTGGAAAAGCAGACAATAATATGCAAG GTAACAAAATGTATGTTCATCCCGAATCTCCAAACACTGGGGCTCACTGGATGAGGCAAGAAATCTCTTTTGGCAAGTTGAAGCTGACCAACAACAAAGgggccaacaacaacaacacacag ATGATAGTCTTGCAGTCGCTTCATAAATACCAACCGCGACTGCACATTGTGGAAGTGACTGAAGACGGAGTGGAGGACATGAGCAACGAAGCCAGAACTCAAACCTTCACCTTCCCTGAGAACCAGTTTATAGCCGTCACTGCTTACCAGAACACAGAC ATCACACAGCTGAAGATAGATCACAACCCATTTGCGAAAGGCTTCCGGGACAACTATGACTC GATGTACACAGCCCCAGACAGTGACCGGTTGACTCCATCCCCTACAGACTCTCCTCGCTCCACCCAAATTGTGCCTGGGGCCCGCTACGCCATGCAGCCTTTCTTTCAGGACCAGTTTGTCAACAACCTGCCTCAGAACCGCTTCTACACCGGTGAACGGGCCGTTCCCCAAACCAACAGCCTTCTCTCCCCACAGAGTGAGGACGTCAGCGCTGCTGCCTCTGCCCAGCGCTGGTTCGTCCCCCCCGTCCAGCAGCCAGGCTCCAACAAGCTGGATCTGTCCTATGAGAATGACTATTCCACCAGTAGCCTGCTGTCCTACGGCATCAAGCCCCTCTCCCTGCAGACGTCCCATGCCCTCAGCTACTACCCAGACTCGGCCTTTGCCTCCATGGCAGCAGGCTGGGGCACCAGAAGCTCCTACCAGCGCAAAATGACCACGGGCCTGCCCTGGTCCCCTCGTCCAAGCCCACCAGCCTTTGCGGAGGACCAGCTGGGGGCTACTAAAGACAAGCTACCCGAGGAGAACGTGGCGCCAGCCTCTACCTGGATCGAGACGTCCCACTCGCTGAAATCGGTGGACTCTAGCGATTCTGGTGTGTACTCCGTGGTGTGCAAGAGGCGCAGGATGTCCCCTGGGGGCTCAAGCACAGAGAACTCCCCAACCATCAAGTGTGAGGACTTGACTACGGAAGAGTACAACAAGGACAACCCAAAAGGCATGGGTTATTATGCATTCTACACAACCCCCTAA